A genomic segment from Stappia indica encodes:
- the phnE gene encoding phosphonate ABC transporter, permease protein PhnE has product MSATAKTYPRRWRRPATMIPDPRWRYGIYTALLVYLVLAVGSVEVNWMRVWDGLDRGWRFVQGFLQPDFTSRWKDISAGMIESLTMTVTATVAGVLISVPIGIGAARNIAPPTVYYICRGIIAVSRSLQEIIIAILLVAMFGFGPFAGFLTLSFATIGFLAKLLAEDIEDIDEAQAEAVRATGASWWQLVNYAVQPQVMPRLIGLTLYRFDINFRESAVIGIVGAGGIGATLNTAIDRYEYDSAGAILLIIIGVVMFAEYSSSYIRKWVQ; this is encoded by the coding sequence ATGAGCGCGACCGCAAAGACCTATCCCCGTCGCTGGCGCCGCCCGGCGACGATGATCCCCGATCCGCGCTGGCGCTACGGGATCTATACCGCCCTTCTCGTCTATCTGGTGCTGGCCGTCGGCTCGGTCGAGGTCAACTGGATGCGCGTGTGGGACGGGCTCGACCGCGGCTGGCGTTTCGTCCAGGGCTTCCTGCAGCCGGACTTCACCAGCCGCTGGAAGGACATCAGCGCCGGCATGATCGAGAGCCTGACCATGACGGTCACGGCGACGGTTGCCGGCGTGCTGATCTCCGTGCCGATCGGCATCGGCGCGGCGCGCAACATCGCCCCGCCCACGGTCTATTACATCTGCCGCGGCATCATCGCGGTGAGCCGGTCGCTGCAGGAAATCATCATCGCCATCCTGCTGGTCGCCATGTTCGGCTTCGGTCCCTTTGCCGGCTTCCTGACCCTGTCCTTCGCCACCATCGGCTTCCTGGCCAAGCTCCTGGCCGAGGACATCGAGGACATCGACGAGGCCCAGGCCGAGGCGGTGCGCGCCACCGGCGCATCCTGGTGGCAGCTGGTCAACTATGCGGTGCAGCCGCAGGTGATGCCGCGCCTGATCGGCCTGACTCTCTACCGCTTCGACATCAATTTCCGTGAAAGCGCGGTGATCGGCATCGTCGGCGCCGGCGGCATCGGCGCGACGCTGAACACCGCCATCGACCGCTACGAATACGACAGCGCCGGGGCGATCCTGCTGATCATCATCGGCGTGGTGATGTTCGCGGAATACTCCTCCAGCTATATCCGCAAGTGGGTGCAGTGA
- a CDS encoding SulP family inorganic anion transporter, whose product MTATGQDARKGSAHRSASAPAALDPAALFTPKLVTVLREGYGLAALRADAVAGLTVAIVALPLSMAIAIASGVTPAQGLYTAIIGGFLVSALGGSRFQIGGPAGAFIVLVAATVMQHGVDGLILATFLSGLILVGVGALRLGTYIKFIPWPVTVGFTAGIAVIILASQVKDLLGLTLDGPEPGPLLEKLPVLWRAVPGLDPASALLAAGTIAVILTLRRWRPHWPGLLIAITLASLATWAAGLPVATIGSRFGGIPSGLPVPALPDLSMDKILAVLPAAVSFALLGAIESLLSAVVADGMSGRRHRSNCELVGQGVANMGSALFGGFCVTGTIARTATNVRAGAIGPVAGMLHALFLLAFMLLAAPLASYIPLASLAGLLAVVAWNMAERHAIAVLLRTSRGDALVFAVTFLLTVFRDLTEAIVTGFALGSVLFIHRMSQIAGVRRLPLVSEDRADTSADGGLPYDGSAADPQIIVYRITGVFFFGAASSIGSVLESISDTHRALVVDFSAVPFLDSTAANTVAGLVDKASRRGVAVVLCGLEESLRRPLEAQGITEPKVTFAADVEAALAMLGAGPDLQEVRR is encoded by the coding sequence ATGACCGCCACCGGACAGGATGCGCGCAAGGGATCGGCGCATCGTTCCGCCTCCGCTCCGGCCGCTCTCGACCCGGCCGCCCTGTTCACGCCCAAGCTGGTCACGGTCCTGCGCGAGGGCTACGGCCTTGCCGCCCTGCGCGCCGACGCGGTGGCCGGCCTGACGGTCGCCATCGTCGCCCTGCCGCTGTCCATGGCGATTGCCATCGCCTCCGGCGTCACCCCGGCGCAGGGGCTCTACACCGCCATCATCGGCGGCTTTCTCGTCTCGGCCCTGGGCGGCAGCCGCTTCCAGATCGGCGGGCCGGCGGGCGCCTTCATCGTGCTGGTTGCCGCAACGGTGATGCAGCACGGCGTCGACGGGCTGATCCTCGCAACCTTCCTGTCGGGCCTGATCCTGGTCGGCGTCGGCGCCTTGCGGCTCGGCACCTATATCAAGTTCATCCCCTGGCCGGTGACCGTCGGCTTTACCGCCGGCATCGCCGTGATCATTCTCGCCTCGCAGGTGAAGGACCTGCTCGGCCTGACGCTGGACGGACCCGAGCCCGGCCCCTTGCTGGAAAAGCTGCCGGTGCTGTGGCGGGCCGTGCCGGGTCTCGATCCGGCCTCGGCGCTGCTCGCGGCCGGTACCATCGCGGTGATCCTCACCCTCAGGCGCTGGCGGCCGCACTGGCCGGGCCTGCTGATCGCCATCACGCTCGCCTCCCTCGCGACCTGGGCGGCCGGCTTGCCCGTCGCCACCATCGGCTCGCGTTTCGGCGGCATCCCGAGCGGGTTGCCGGTGCCGGCCCTGCCGGATCTGTCGATGGACAAGATCCTCGCGGTGCTGCCGGCGGCCGTCTCCTTCGCGCTGCTCGGGGCCATCGAATCGCTGCTGTCGGCGGTGGTTGCCGACGGCATGAGCGGGCGCCGCCACCGCTCCAATTGCGAGCTGGTCGGCCAGGGCGTCGCCAATATGGGCTCGGCGCTGTTCGGCGGTTTCTGCGTCACCGGCACCATCGCCCGCACCGCCACCAATGTGCGCGCCGGCGCCATCGGCCCGGTCGCCGGCATGCTGCATGCGCTGTTCCTGCTGGCCTTCATGCTGCTGGCCGCGCCGCTCGCCTCATACATCCCGCTGGCGAGCCTTGCCGGATTGCTGGCGGTGGTCGCCTGGAACATGGCCGAGCGCCACGCCATCGCCGTGCTGCTGCGCACCTCGCGCGGCGATGCGCTGGTCTTTGCGGTGACCTTCCTGCTGACGGTGTTCCGCGACCTGACCGAGGCCATCGTCACCGGCTTCGCGCTCGGCTCGGTGCTGTTCATCCACCGCATGTCGCAGATCGCCGGGGTGCGCCGCCTGCCGCTGGTCTCGGAGGACCGGGCGGACACCAGCGCCGATGGCGGGTTGCCCTATGACGGCTCGGCCGCCGATCCGCAGATCATCGTCTATCGCATCACGGGTGTGTTCTTCTTCGGCGCGGCCTCGTCCATCGGCTCGGTACTGGAAAGCATCTCCGATACGCACCGGGCGCTGGTGGTCGATTTCTCGGCCGTGCCCTTCCTCGATTCCACGGCGGCGAACACGGTCGCCGGCCTTGTCGACAAGGCCTCACGCCGGGGTGTCGCGGTGGTGCTGTGCGGTCTGGAGGAGAGCTTGCGCCGCCCGCTGGAGGCGCAGGGCATCACCGAGCCGAAAGTGACCTTCGCCGCCGATGTAGAGGCGGCGCTCGCCATGCTGGGAGCCGGGCCGGACCTTCAGGAGGTGCGGCGGTAG
- the phnC gene encoding phosphonate ABC transporter ATP-binding protein has protein sequence MLTVEALTKTYKTGDKALRSVSFTVPKGQVVGLIGPSGAGKSTLIRCINRLVEPTEGRVLLNDLDITGLPARELRRARRRIGMIFQEYALVERLTVMENVLSGRLGYVGFWRSFLRQFPGEDVENAFRLLDRVGLIDHADKRADALSGGQRQRVGIARALAQDPELLLIDEPTASLDPKTSRQIMRLILEICAERGLPAIINIHDVVLAQQFTQRIIGLRAGEVVFDGTPDLLDESVLTRIYGEEDWTAMRRAAEEDDHAERDAAERMAGMV, from the coding sequence ATGCTGACAGTCGAAGCGCTTACCAAGACCTACAAGACCGGCGACAAGGCCCTCAGGTCCGTCAGTTTCACCGTGCCGAAGGGGCAGGTCGTCGGCCTGATCGGTCCGTCCGGTGCCGGCAAGTCGACCCTCATCCGCTGCATCAACCGTCTGGTCGAGCCGACCGAGGGCCGGGTGCTGCTGAACGATCTCGACATCACCGGCCTGCCGGCGCGCGAACTGCGCCGCGCCCGCCGCCGCATCGGCATGATCTTCCAGGAATATGCCCTGGTGGAGCGTCTGACGGTGATGGAGAACGTGCTGTCGGGGCGCCTCGGCTATGTCGGTTTCTGGCGCTCCTTCCTGCGCCAGTTTCCCGGCGAGGACGTGGAGAACGCCTTCCGCCTGCTCGACCGGGTCGGCCTGATCGACCATGCGGACAAGCGCGCCGACGCCCTGTCGGGCGGCCAGCGCCAGCGCGTCGGCATCGCCCGTGCCCTTGCCCAGGACCCCGAGCTGCTGCTGATCGACGAGCCGACCGCCTCGCTCGATCCCAAGACCTCGCGCCAGATCATGCGCCTGATCCTGGAGATCTGCGCCGAGCGCGGCCTGCCGGCGATCATCAACATCCACGACGTGGTGCTGGCCCAGCAGTTCACCCAGCGCATCATCGGCCTGCGGGCCGGCGAGGTGGTCTTCGACGGCACGCCGGACCTGCTCGACGAAAGCGTGCTCACCCGCATCTACGGCGAGGAGGACTGGACCGCCATGCGCCGCGCGGCGGAAGAGGACGACCACGCCGAGCGCGACGCGGCCGAACGCATGGCCGGGATGGTCTGA
- the phnD gene encoding phosphate/phosphite/phosphonate ABC transporter substrate-binding protein gives MHLTKLAGAASIAALLAGLIAATPAQAEFKLDSRYTDADGDLIADIPSDPAQQIDPSTLIFAYTPVEDPAVYAEAWADFLAHMESVTGKKVQFFPVQSNAAQIEAMRAGRLHIAGFNTGSNPLAVACAGFRPFTMMAKADGSFGYEMEIITYPGSGIEKPEDIKGKTLAFTAETSNSGFKAPSALLKAEYGLVSGTDYEPAFSGKHDNSILGVANKDYPAAAIANSVMHRMIEREVIKPEQVVSIYKSQTFPTTGYGVAYNLKPELQEKIKEGFATFKWEGSSLEKEFSKSGEAQFIPITFKDNWSVIRQIDQANDVSYNCQ, from the coding sequence ATGCACCTGACGAAGCTCGCCGGAGCTGCGAGCATTGCTGCCTTGCTTGCCGGCCTCATCGCCGCAACGCCCGCGCAGGCCGAATTCAAGCTCGACAGCCGCTACACCGATGCCGACGGCGACCTGATCGCCGACATTCCCTCCGATCCGGCGCAGCAGATCGATCCCTCGACGCTGATCTTCGCCTATACCCCGGTCGAGGATCCGGCGGTCTATGCCGAGGCCTGGGCCGACTTCCTGGCCCATATGGAGAGCGTCACCGGCAAGAAGGTGCAGTTCTTCCCGGTCCAGTCGAACGCCGCCCAGATCGAGGCGATGCGTGCCGGCCGCCTGCATATCGCCGGCTTCAACACCGGCTCCAACCCGCTCGCCGTCGCCTGCGCCGGCTTCCGCCCCTTCACGATGATGGCCAAGGCCGACGGCAGCTTCGGCTACGAGATGGAAATCATCACCTATCCGGGCTCGGGCATCGAGAAGCCGGAAGACATCAAGGGCAAGACGCTGGCCTTCACCGCCGAGACGTCGAATTCCGGCTTCAAGGCGCCGTCCGCGCTGCTGAAGGCCGAGTACGGCCTCGTCTCCGGCACCGACTACGAGCCGGCTTTCTCCGGCAAGCACGACAACTCGATCCTCGGCGTCGCCAACAAGGACTACCCGGCGGCCGCCATCGCCAACTCCGTCATGCACCGCATGATCGAGCGCGAGGTGATCAAGCCCGAGCAGGTCGTCAGCATCTACAAGTCGCAAACCTTCCCGACCACCGGCTACGGCGTTGCCTACAACCTGAAGCCGGAGCTGCAGGAGAAGATCAAGGAAGGCTTCGCCACCTTCAAGTGGGAAGGCTCGTCGCTGGAGAAGGAGTTCTCCAAGTCGGGCGAGGCGCAGTTCATCCCGATCACCTTCAAGGACAACTGGTCCGTCATCCGCCAGATCGACCAGGCGAACGACGTTTCCTACAACTGCCAGTAA
- the dnaJ gene encoding molecular chaperone DnaJ: protein MEKRDYYEVLGVARDADGTVLKSAYRKLAMQYHPDRNPGDAEAENRFKEVSEAYDTLKDEQKRAAYDRFGHAAFENGGFGGARGGGPGDFASAMSDIFDEFFGMSGGRRGGRDRGADLRYNLEISLEEAFAGKTVEIEVPTSITCETCTGSGAKPGSSPTICRMCGGSGRVRASQGFFTLERTCTACQGRGQVIADPCPDCQGAGRKTVNRTLSVNIPAGIEDGTRIRLGGEGEAGVRGGPSGDLYIFLSIRPHAFFQRDGADLYCRVPISMTTAALGGQFEVPTLSGETMRVKVPEGTQTGKQFRLKGKGMPVMRSQQFGDAYIQVTVETPTNLTRRQRELLAEFEQESSGETHPESSGFFSRVKDFLDTLGK from the coding sequence ATGGAAAAGCGCGACTACTACGAGGTCCTCGGCGTTGCCCGCGACGCGGACGGCACGGTGCTGAAGAGCGCCTACCGCAAGCTGGCCATGCAGTATCACCCGGACCGCAATCCGGGAGACGCGGAGGCGGAGAACCGCTTCAAGGAAGTCAGCGAAGCCTATGACACGCTGAAGGACGAGCAGAAGCGCGCCGCCTATGACCGCTTCGGCCATGCCGCCTTCGAAAACGGCGGCTTCGGCGGCGCACGCGGCGGCGGGCCCGGCGACTTCGCCTCGGCCATGTCCGACATTTTCGACGAGTTCTTCGGCATGTCCGGCGGGCGGCGCGGCGGGCGCGATCGCGGTGCGGACCTGCGCTACAATCTCGAGATCTCGCTGGAAGAGGCCTTTGCCGGCAAGACCGTGGAGATCGAGGTGCCGACCTCGATCACCTGCGAGACCTGCACCGGATCCGGCGCCAAGCCCGGCAGTTCGCCGACCATCTGCCGCATGTGCGGCGGCTCGGGCCGGGTGCGTGCCTCCCAGGGCTTCTTCACGCTGGAGCGCACCTGCACCGCCTGCCAGGGCCGCGGCCAGGTGATCGCCGATCCCTGCCCCGATTGCCAGGGCGCCGGCCGCAAGACCGTCAACCGCACCCTGTCGGTGAACATTCCCGCCGGAATCGAGGACGGCACCCGCATCCGCCTCGGCGGCGAGGGCGAGGCCGGCGTGCGCGGCGGCCCGTCCGGCGATCTCTACATCTTCCTGTCGATCCGCCCGCACGCCTTCTTCCAGCGCGACGGCGCCGACCTTTACTGCCGGGTGCCGATCTCGATGACCACGGCCGCGCTCGGCGGCCAGTTCGAGGTGCCGACGCTCAGCGGCGAGACCATGCGGGTCAAGGTTCCGGAGGGCACCCAGACCGGCAAGCAGTTCCGCCTCAAGGGCAAGGGCATGCCGGTCATGCGCTCGCAGCAGTTCGGCGACGCCTATATCCAGGTGACTGTGGAGACGCCGACCAACCTGACCCGCCGCCAGCGCGAGCTGCTGGCCGAGTTCGAGCAGGAATCCTCCGGCGAAACCCATCCCGAATCGAGCGGCTTCTTCTCCAGGGTGAAGGACTTCCTCGACACGCTCGGCAAGTGA
- a CDS encoding cupin domain-containing protein, producing the protein MADTPVHIPVLRLADLDCVTQAHGESFEAHFASIAAPLGARRLGARYVEVPAGKKAWPFHCHHANDEMFVILSGSGTLRYGDKRHSVAGGDVVVCPAGGPETAHQLIAGSDEPLRYLAVSTMNEPDVMEYPDSGKVTVFAGAAPGGDKAARRVALSLRTDSAVDYWDGEE; encoded by the coding sequence ATGGCCGACACGCCCGTTCACATACCCGTCCTGCGGCTCGCCGATCTCGACTGCGTCACCCAGGCGCATGGCGAGAGTTTCGAGGCGCATTTCGCCTCCATCGCCGCGCCGCTCGGCGCGCGCCGGCTCGGGGCCCGCTATGTGGAAGTGCCGGCCGGCAAGAAGGCCTGGCCGTTCCACTGCCACCACGCCAATGACGAGATGTTCGTGATCCTGTCGGGCTCCGGCACGCTGCGCTATGGCGACAAGCGCCATTCCGTTGCCGGCGGCGATGTCGTCGTGTGCCCGGCCGGCGGGCCGGAGACCGCGCACCAGCTGATCGCCGGATCGGACGAGCCGCTGCGCTATCTCGCCGTCAGCACGATGAACGAGCCGGACGTGATGGAATATCCCGACAGCGGCAAGGTCACGGTCTTTGCCGGTGCGGCGCCCGGCGGCGACAAGGCCGCGCGGCGGGTGGCGCTGTCGCTGCGCACCGACAGCGCCGTCGATTACTGGGACGGGGAAGAGTAA
- a CDS encoding FkbM family methyltransferase: MRQPTLEPPYGTHALPPLGTAARRLAGVLPGNRLGRIGVSLLRRIVTGGKPGPFDVDVFPHVRARLYPAGNRCEKRAVAGPQLFDRAEREALREAFAASPSSPFVFLDLGANVGLYSLWMVSVARMLSREVVVLAVEPDVGTRSRLEANIAASDALDSVMVAACAVGEHAGRGAMLAHEGNRGEHQVRAAGEGEADTFEILPIHEICARRGIVRIDAMKVDLEGHDEAALRGMFAAAPAGLWPRMIVVEAGKREELPAVVRLCLDNGYELASRTRLNALLRLRAGRSDGTS; this comes from the coding sequence ATGAGGCAGCCGACGCTCGAACCGCCTTACGGCACCCATGCGCTGCCGCCGCTCGGCACCGCGGCACGCCGCCTTGCCGGCGTGCTGCCGGGCAATCGGCTCGGCCGCATCGGCGTCTCGCTGCTGCGCCGGATCGTGACGGGCGGCAAGCCCGGCCCGTTCGACGTCGACGTCTTCCCCCATGTCCGCGCCCGGCTCTACCCGGCCGGCAACCGCTGCGAAAAGCGCGCCGTCGCCGGCCCGCAGCTGTTCGACCGGGCCGAGCGCGAGGCCCTGCGCGAGGCCTTCGCCGCCTCCCCCTCGAGCCCCTTCGTCTTCCTCGACCTCGGCGCCAATGTCGGCCTCTACAGCCTGTGGATGGTCAGTGTCGCGCGCATGCTGTCGCGCGAAGTGGTGGTGCTGGCGGTGGAGCCGGACGTCGGCACGCGGTCGCGGCTGGAGGCCAATATCGCGGCCTCCGATGCGCTCGACAGCGTCATGGTGGCGGCCTGTGCCGTCGGCGAGCATGCCGGGCGCGGCGCCATGCTGGCGCATGAGGGCAATCGCGGCGAGCACCAGGTGCGCGCCGCCGGCGAGGGCGAGGCCGACACGTTCGAGATCCTGCCGATCCACGAGATCTGCGCCCGGCGCGGCATTGTCCGCATCGACGCGATGAAGGTGGATCTGGAGGGCCATGACGAGGCGGCCCTGCGCGGCATGTTCGCGGCGGCTCCCGCCGGCCTGTGGCCGCGGATGATCGTGGTGGAAGCCGGCAAGCGCGAGGAGCTACCTGCCGTCGTCCGCCTGTGCCTCGACAACGGCTACGAACTTGCCAGCCGCACGCGGCTGAACGCCCTGCTGCGCCTTCGCGCGGGGCGAAGTGATGGGACATCCTGA
- the phnE gene encoding phosphonate ABC transporter, permease protein PhnE, with amino-acid sequence MPVIKTENGPVWLRRTPRASLRLWAAWFVFVALTVWCWQVMTKDTIWAFVYDAPQQAADIGSRMFPPRLSYIEKLLWPLWDTINMATLGTMLGVVIATPVAFLAARNTTPSLLIARPIALFIIVASRSINSLIWALLLVSILGPGLLAGIIAIALRSIGFVGKLLYEAIEETELTQIEAVQATGASGAQLLNYGYWPQIAPAFWGISVFRWDINIRESAVLGLVGAGGLGLQLQASLSVLAWPQVTTILLVILATVVFSEWVSAKVRHAII; translated from the coding sequence ATGCCGGTGATCAAAACCGAAAACGGCCCGGTCTGGCTCCGCCGCACCCCGCGCGCCTCCTTGCGTCTGTGGGCCGCATGGTTCGTCTTCGTCGCCCTCACCGTCTGGTGCTGGCAGGTGATGACGAAGGACACGATCTGGGCCTTCGTCTATGACGCGCCGCAACAGGCGGCCGACATCGGCTCGCGCATGTTCCCGCCGCGGCTGAGCTATATCGAAAAGCTGCTCTGGCCCTTGTGGGACACGATCAACATGGCGACGCTCGGCACCATGCTCGGCGTCGTCATCGCAACGCCCGTCGCCTTCCTGGCCGCGCGCAACACGACGCCGAGCCTGCTGATCGCACGCCCCATCGCGCTGTTCATCATCGTCGCCTCGCGCTCGATCAACTCGCTGATCTGGGCGCTGCTGCTGGTCTCGATCCTCGGCCCGGGCCTGCTCGCCGGCATCATCGCCATCGCGCTGCGCTCCATCGGTTTCGTCGGCAAGCTGCTCTACGAGGCCATCGAGGAAACCGAGCTGACGCAGATCGAGGCGGTGCAGGCGACCGGCGCCAGCGGCGCGCAGCTGCTCAACTACGGCTATTGGCCGCAGATCGCGCCGGCCTTCTGGGGCATCTCGGTGTTCCGCTGGGACATCAACATCCGCGAAAGCGCGGTGCTGGGCCTCGTCGGCGCCGGCGGTCTCGGGCTGCAGCTGCAGGCCTCGCTCAGCGTGCTGGCCTGGCCGCAGGTGACGACGATCCTGCTGGTCATCCTGGCGACCGTCGTGTTCAGCGAATGGGTCTCGGCCAAGGTCCGCCACGCCATCATCTGA
- a CDS encoding LysE family translocator — protein sequence MDPLSAVLAFSIAAALLTLTPGLDTALVLRTAAVEGPRRAMLAGAGVSTGVLAWGLMAALGLGAVLAVSETAYTLLRIAGALYLLWLGFGMLRAALSAERAQKLAAAASARGASTTSGRGWFWRGLLTNLLNPKVGVFYVSFLPQFTAEGVPVVAFSVGLAAIHATMGIAWFALLTLATRPVAGLLKRPAVTRTLDGLTGAVLIGFGLRLALERRG from the coding sequence ATGGATCCGCTTTCCGCCGTTCTCGCCTTTTCGATAGCCGCCGCGCTGCTCACCCTGACGCCCGGCCTCGACACCGCGCTGGTGCTGCGCACGGCCGCGGTGGAAGGACCGCGCCGCGCCATGCTGGCCGGCGCCGGGGTCTCCACCGGCGTTCTCGCCTGGGGCCTGATGGCCGCGCTCGGCCTCGGCGCGGTGCTCGCCGTCTCGGAAACCGCCTATACGCTGCTGCGCATCGCCGGCGCGCTCTACCTGCTGTGGCTCGGCTTCGGCATGCTGCGCGCGGCCCTGTCGGCGGAGCGGGCGCAAAAGCTCGCGGCAGCGGCCAGCGCCAGAGGAGCCAGCACCACCAGCGGGCGCGGCTGGTTCTGGCGCGGGCTGCTGACCAACCTGCTCAACCCGAAGGTCGGCGTCTTCTATGTCAGCTTCCTGCCGCAGTTCACGGCCGAGGGCGTGCCGGTCGTCGCCTTCAGCGTGGGGCTGGCCGCGATCCATGCCACCATGGGCATCGCCTGGTTCGCGCTGCTGACGCTGGCGACCCGCCCCGTCGCCGGCCTGCTCAAGCGCCCCGCGGTCACCCGCACGCTGGACGGGCTGACCGGCGCGGTGCTGATCGGCTTCGGGCTGCGGCTGGCGCTGGAGCGGCGGGGCTAG
- a CDS encoding class I SAM-dependent methyltransferase: MLDISARKVKGLSAKLADEVRFLRNWAEKPLTTGAVSPSGPDLSRRMASFVEIERPGPILEIGPGTGVVTHAILERGIPQSRVIALEYSDDFCRLLARRYGDMTIVQGDAYRLRETLADVEPGTLASVVSSMPLFSRPKEERRALLMQAFDLLQPGAPFIQFSYALVPPVAPDPQAFSVQRSGWILKNLPPARVWVYRRTS, encoded by the coding sequence ATGCTCGACATTTCCGCCCGCAAGGTCAAAGGCCTCTCGGCCAAGCTCGCCGACGAGGTCCGTTTTCTGCGCAACTGGGCGGAAAAGCCGCTGACGACCGGCGCGGTCAGCCCCTCCGGTCCCGACCTCTCCCGCCGCATGGCGAGCTTCGTGGAGATCGAGCGGCCCGGCCCGATCCTCGAGATCGGCCCCGGCACCGGCGTCGTCACCCATGCGATCCTGGAGCGCGGCATTCCGCAAAGCCGCGTCATCGCGCTGGAATACAGCGACGATTTCTGCCGCCTGCTGGCGCGCCGCTATGGCGACATGACCATCGTCCAGGGCGATGCCTACCGGCTGCGCGAGACCCTGGCCGATGTCGAGCCGGGCACGCTGGCGAGCGTCGTCTCCTCCATGCCGCTGTTCTCGCGCCCCAAGGAAGAGCGCCGCGCGCTCCTGATGCAGGCCTTCGACCTGCTGCAGCCTGGCGCCCCGTTCATCCAGTTTTCCTACGCATTGGTGCCGCCGGTGGCGCCGGATCCGCAGGCTTTCTCCGTGCAGCGCTCGGGGTGGATCCTCAAGAACCTGCCGCCCGCGCGCGTGTGGGTCTACCGCCGCACCTCCTGA